In a genomic window of Pseudomonas oryzihabitans:
- a CDS encoding PhzF family phenazine biosynthesis protein, producing the protein MSLAFHQVDVFAQRPLEGNALAVVCGADHLSTEQMAALARWTNLSETTFLLQPTDPAADYRVRIFTPVRELPFAGHPTLGSCHVWLREGGRPRGGEVIQECGAGLVPIRAAGEELAFAAPPLLRGGPVEPEVLARIARGTGLAPERIQASQWADNGPGWVAVLLESREELLAIRPDYSALEGLNVGLVAPWTGPEAEAQFEVRALMGEEFAEDPVTGSLNASLAQWLIPAGLAPERYLASQGTALGRRGRVRVARIDGRIWVGGAVQDCIRGTLAL; encoded by the coding sequence ATGTCTCTCGCTTTTCATCAGGTCGATGTCTTCGCCCAACGCCCCCTAGAGGGCAATGCCCTGGCGGTGGTCTGCGGTGCCGACCATCTCTCTACCGAGCAGATGGCGGCGCTGGCTCGTTGGACCAATCTGTCGGAGACCACCTTTCTGCTCCAACCGACCGATCCGGCGGCGGATTATCGGGTGCGCATCTTCACCCCAGTGCGCGAACTGCCTTTCGCGGGCCATCCGACCCTGGGCAGTTGCCATGTTTGGCTGCGCGAAGGTGGGCGGCCACGGGGTGGCGAGGTGATCCAGGAGTGTGGCGCCGGGCTGGTGCCGATTCGCGCGGCCGGAGAGGAATTGGCCTTCGCCGCGCCGCCCTTGCTGCGTGGCGGACCGGTGGAGCCCGAGGTGCTGGCGCGTATCGCCCGCGGGACGGGGCTGGCACCTGAGCGTATCCAGGCCAGCCAGTGGGCCGACAATGGTCCCGGCTGGGTGGCGGTGCTGCTGGAGAGTCGTGAGGAGTTGCTGGCGATCCGCCCGGACTACAGCGCCCTGGAAGGACTGAATGTAGGCCTGGTGGCGCCCTGGACCGGCCCGGAGGCCGAGGCGCAATTCGAGGTGCGCGCCCTGATGGGCGAGGAATTCGCCGAGGACCCGGTCACCGGCAGCCTCAACGCCAGCCTGGCGCAGTGGCTGATCCCGGCGGGGCTGGCGCCGGAGCGCTACCTGGCCAGCCAGGGCACTGCCCTGGGCCGCCGTGGCCGAGTGCGGGTGGCCCGGATCGACGGCCGTATCTGGGTGGGTGGTGCGGTGCAGGATTGCATCCGCGGTACGCTGGCACTCTAA
- a CDS encoding aldolase has translation MAHAFDSTARTVTTQRDLDTPAIRQARIDLAACFRMAARLGLGEGICNHFSFVVPGHDDLFLVNPYGLAFAEVTASSLLICDFEGGVVAGEGAPEATAFYIHAQLHRLNPRARAAFHTHMPNATALCLLEGESFVWAGQTALKFYDRLSVDEDYNGLALDYAEGERIARAAGEADVVMLKNHGPLVLGPSIAEAWDDLYYLERAAEVQLKAMASGRPLLPVAPAIAHAACQQMLQGNAESARLHLESVKRQLLRLEPDYLD, from the coding sequence ATGGCCCACGCCTTCGATAGCACCGCCCGCACCGTCACCACACAGCGCGATCTGGATACCCCCGCCATCCGCCAGGCACGCATCGACCTGGCCGCCTGCTTTCGCATGGCCGCCCGGCTCGGCCTGGGCGAGGGGATCTGCAATCACTTTTCCTTCGTGGTGCCGGGGCATGACGATCTCTTCCTGGTCAATCCCTACGGCCTGGCCTTCGCCGAGGTGACGGCCTCGTCGCTGCTGATCTGTGATTTCGAAGGTGGCGTGGTGGCCGGCGAGGGCGCTCCCGAGGCCACCGCCTTCTATATCCATGCCCAGTTGCACCGGCTCAATCCACGCGCGCGGGCGGCTTTCCATACCCATATGCCCAATGCCACGGCGCTGTGCCTGCTGGAGGGCGAGTCCTTCGTCTGGGCCGGGCAGACGGCGCTGAAGTTCTATGACCGCCTGAGCGTGGACGAAGACTACAACGGTCTGGCGCTGGACTATGCCGAGGGCGAACGCATCGCCCGGGCGGCGGGTGAGGCCGATGTGGTGATGCTGAAGAATCACGGTCCGCTGGTGCTGGGCCCGAGCATCGCCGAGGCCTGGGATGATCTCTACTACCTGGAGCGCGCCGCCGAGGTGCAGCTCAAGGCCATGGCCAGCGGCCGGCCGCTCCTGCCGGTGGCCCCGGCCATCGCCCATGCCGCCTGCCAGCAGATGTTGCAGGGCAACGCCGAGAGCGCCCGGTTGCACCTGGAAAGCGTGAAGCGCCAGTTGCTGCGGCTGGAGCCGGATTATCTGGACTAA